One segment of Pyrococcus sp. ST04 DNA contains the following:
- a CDS encoding ABC transporter ATP-binding protein, whose translation MAKKVLEVKNLKMYYFTSRGPVKAVDDVSFDLEKGEVMGLAGESGCGKSSIGFTLMGMPQPPGRIVGGSIKIDGREIVGLPEDVLRREIRWQKISMIFQGAMNALNPVYTIGYQMIEPLIYHKGMDREEALDKAMKYLEMVGLDPEIVYRYPHELSGGMKQRVVIATALLLEPDIVIADEPTTALDVVVQAQIINLMKRLKKKLGLSMIFITHDLSILAEISDKVAIMYAGKIVEIGPSEKIYNEPAHPYTQKLLAAIPRLHEDVEKLEFIPGSPPNLINPPSGCRFHPRCPYAMDRCKQEEPKLVEVDKDHYAACWLL comes from the coding sequence ATGGCGAAAAAAGTCCTTGAAGTTAAGAATCTTAAGATGTATTACTTCACCTCTAGGGGTCCAGTTAAGGCCGTTGATGATGTTTCCTTTGACCTAGAAAAGGGAGAAGTAATGGGACTTGCAGGAGAGAGCGGCTGTGGAAAGTCTTCAATAGGGTTCACACTAATGGGAATGCCTCAGCCTCCCGGAAGAATTGTTGGAGGTAGCATAAAGATCGATGGAAGAGAAATAGTCGGACTTCCAGAAGATGTTCTAAGAAGAGAAATTAGATGGCAGAAAATCTCAATGATATTCCAGGGAGCTATGAATGCTCTGAACCCAGTTTATACAATAGGGTACCAAATGATTGAACCTCTAATTTATCACAAGGGAATGGACAGAGAAGAGGCATTAGACAAAGCAATGAAATATCTAGAAATGGTGGGACTTGACCCAGAGATAGTTTATCGGTATCCTCATGAACTTTCAGGTGGTATGAAGCAGAGAGTCGTTATAGCCACGGCATTACTACTTGAGCCCGACATTGTCATAGCCGACGAGCCGACAACAGCATTAGACGTTGTAGTTCAGGCTCAGATAATAAACCTCATGAAGAGACTCAAAAAGAAGCTCGGTCTTTCAATGATATTCATTACTCACGACCTTAGCATTCTCGCAGAGATAAGTGACAAAGTTGCCATAATGTACGCTGGCAAAATAGTCGAGATAGGACCCAGCGAGAAGATATACAATGAGCCAGCCCACCCATATACACAGAAACTCCTTGCTGCAATTCCAAGGTTGCATGAAGATGTTGAAAAGCTTGAGTTCATCCCTGGAAGTCCACCAAACCTCATAAATCCACCGAGCGGATGCAGATTCCACCCAAGATGCCCATATGCAATGGATAGGTGTAAACAGGAGGAACCAAAGCTTGTTGAAGTTGATAAAGATCACTATGCTGCATGTTGGCTCCTGTGA
- a CDS encoding ABC transporter ATP-binding protein — protein MAEPVLKVENLKKYFPVRRGLLASLRGEPPKFVRAVDGVSFEVYKQEVFALVGESGCGKTTTGKLVMKLLEPTDGKIYLEGVDVTELRTKEEIKAYRRKVQMIFQDPFSSMNPRFRIYDVLEEPLLIHGIGETRAEREELIYKALEMVKIVPPEEYVHRFPHMLSGGQRQRVAIARALILNPTFIVADEPVSMLDVSIRAEILELMKELKEKMGVTYLYITHDLSTARYFADWIAVMYLGRIVEMGPAKEVIDNPIHPYTRALLAAVPEPDPTRKDVIKELPIKGEVPSAVNIPPGCRFHPRCVYFKKGLCDREEPKLIEYSHNHWVECHLAGKI, from the coding sequence ATGGCTGAACCCGTGCTTAAAGTTGAAAATCTCAAAAAGTACTTTCCTGTTAGAAGAGGGCTGTTGGCTTCACTAAGAGGGGAGCCCCCAAAGTTCGTTAGGGCAGTTGATGGGGTTAGCTTTGAAGTTTACAAGCAGGAAGTGTTTGCGTTAGTTGGTGAGAGTGGTTGTGGTAAGACAACAACAGGAAAGCTCGTAATGAAGCTGTTGGAACCAACGGACGGAAAGATATACTTAGAGGGCGTAGATGTTACTGAGTTAAGAACCAAGGAGGAGATTAAGGCATACAGAAGAAAAGTACAGATGATATTCCAGGATCCGTTCAGTTCAATGAATCCAAGATTCAGGATATATGATGTCCTTGAAGAACCTCTCCTTATTCATGGAATAGGAGAAACAAGGGCAGAGAGAGAAGAGCTTATATACAAGGCCCTTGAAATGGTAAAAATAGTGCCTCCAGAAGAGTACGTTCACAGATTTCCCCACATGCTCTCTGGAGGTCAAAGGCAGAGAGTTGCAATTGCTAGGGCTCTCATCTTGAATCCAACGTTTATAGTGGCTGATGAGCCGGTCTCAATGCTTGACGTTTCTATTAGAGCAGAGATCCTGGAGCTTATGAAAGAGCTTAAGGAGAAAATGGGTGTTACCTATCTCTACATCACCCACGACCTCTCTACGGCAAGATACTTTGCTGACTGGATAGCAGTGATGTACCTTGGAAGGATAGTTGAAATGGGCCCGGCCAAGGAGGTTATAGACAACCCAATACACCCATACACAAGAGCTCTATTAGCGGCTGTTCCGGAGCCTGATCCAACAAGAAAAGACGTTATAAAGGAGCTACCGATCAAGGGTGAAGTTCCAAGTGCCGTGAACATACCACCGGGATGCAGATTCCATCCTAGATGTGTCTACTTCAAGAAGGGTCTTTGCGACAGAGAGGAGCCCAAACTCATAGAATATTCCCACAACCACTGGGTTGAGTGTCACCTGGCTGGGAAGATATAA
- the pgiA gene encoding glucose-6-phosphate isomerase gives MYKEPLGVRVDFETGVIEGAKKIVRKLSDMKGYFVDEDAWRELVEKEDPVVYEVYAIEQEEKEGDLNFATTVLYPGKVGKEFFFTKGHFHAKKDRAEVYVALKGRGGMLLQTPEGEARWIPMEPGTVVYVPPYWAHRTVNTGSEPFIFLAIYPADAGHDYGTIAEKGFSKIVIEENGEVKVVDNPRWKA, from the coding sequence ATGTACAAGGAGCCACTTGGCGTAAGGGTGGACTTTGAAACTGGGGTAATAGAGGGAGCGAAGAAGATAGTTAGAAAGCTCAGCGACATGAAGGGATACTTTGTAGATGAAGATGCGTGGAGGGAACTCGTTGAAAAAGAGGATCCAGTAGTCTATGAAGTATATGCGATTGAGCAGGAAGAAAAGGAGGGTGACTTAAACTTTGCTACTACAGTTCTATACCCTGGAAAAGTTGGAAAAGAGTTCTTCTTTACGAAGGGCCACTTCCATGCAAAAAAGGATAGAGCAGAAGTATATGTTGCCCTCAAGGGAAGGGGCGGAATGTTGCTCCAAACCCCAGAAGGGGAGGCTAGATGGATCCCAATGGAGCCTGGAACTGTAGTTTATGTTCCTCCTTATTGGGCTCATAGAACCGTAAATACTGGAAGTGAACCTTTCATATTCTTGGCAATTTATCCTGCAGATGCTGGCCACGATTATGGGACAATAGCGGAGAAAGGATTTAGTAAGATAGTCATTGAGGAGAATGGGGAAGTCAAAGTCGTTGATAATCCAAGATGGAAGGCCTGA
- the purS gene encoding phosphoribosylformylglycinamidine synthase subunit PurS — protein sequence MRWKVRVLVRLKEGLNDPEGRVIGNALKNLGYRVESLKVPKCFEFFLESEKPEEEVEEMCRKLLANPLIHTWEYTIEPVE from the coding sequence ATGAGGTGGAAAGTTAGGGTTCTCGTTAGGCTAAAGGAGGGCCTTAATGATCCTGAGGGAAGAGTCATTGGAAATGCACTGAAGAATCTTGGCTATAGAGTGGAGAGTCTTAAAGTGCCAAAGTGCTTTGAATTCTTCTTGGAAAGTGAAAAGCCTGAGGAAGAAGTAGAAGAGATGTGTAGAAAGCTTCTGGCTAACCCCCTAATTCATACATGGGAATACACAATTGAACCGGTGGAGTAA
- the purQ gene encoding phosphoribosylformylglycinamidine synthase I — MPRFAVIVFPGTNCDFETVDAIRKAGGEAERVWYKESIKDYDGVVLPGGFSYADYLRAGAIAARQKIIEEVRELAENGSPVLGICNGFQILTEAGLLPGALRPNKIPRFICKWVNLRVMDTETAFTSLYEPGEIIRMPIAHAEGNYYVDDPYKVRIVFQYSDESGKVDEESNPNGSVMNIAGVANEKGNVLGMMPHPERASDIFLGSEDGLKVFRSMVEWVKR; from the coding sequence ATGCCCAGATTTGCAGTAATAGTTTTCCCCGGGACAAATTGCGACTTTGAAACTGTTGACGCGATAAGAAAGGCGGGTGGAGAAGCGGAGAGAGTTTGGTACAAAGAGTCCATAAAAGATTATGATGGGGTTGTTTTGCCAGGCGGATTCAGTTATGCTGACTACCTAAGAGCAGGAGCAATAGCGGCGAGGCAGAAAATAATTGAAGAAGTTAGAGAACTCGCTGAGAATGGAAGTCCAGTACTTGGAATATGCAATGGGTTTCAGATTCTTACTGAGGCAGGCCTTTTGCCTGGAGCATTAAGACCAAATAAAATTCCTAGGTTTATCTGCAAATGGGTAAATCTCCGAGTTATGGACACAGAAACAGCTTTTACAAGTTTATATGAGCCTGGAGAGATAATAAGAATGCCCATAGCTCATGCTGAGGGCAATTACTATGTTGATGACCCATATAAAGTTCGCATTGTCTTTCAATATAGCGATGAAAGCGGCAAAGTGGATGAGGAGAGTAATCCAAATGGCTCTGTGATGAATATAGCAGGAGTGGCAAATGAAAAGGGAAACGTCCTTGGTATGATGCCACATCCAGAAAGAGCTAGTGATATTTTCCTTGGAAGCGAAGACGGTCTTAAAGTATTTAGAAGTATGGTTGAGTGGGTTAAGAGATAG
- the purL gene encoding phosphoribosylformylglycinamidine synthase subunit PurL yields the protein MFPHEEKFIRERLGREPNELEWSMLEVMWSEHASYKSSRPWLKLLPTKNEHVILGPGEDAGIIKFDEETWIVAGIESHNHPSAVEPYGGAATGVGGIVRDILCMGARPIALLDPIRFGPLEKDRNRYLFEYVVKGIADYGNRIGVPTVGGETEFDESLDGYTLVNVACIGIMKPEHLVHSYVTESGLKLILVGNRTGRDGIHGVTFASEELSENAEEEDRSAVQIPDPFTEKLLIEATLEAVYTGKVRALKDLGGGGLTCAASEMAGKKGFGAIVYADRVPLREPGMNVIEVMISESQERMLLAVKPEDVEDIGKIFEKYELEWTVVGEIIEEPRFIVYWHGEKVADLPIDLLTDVPVIKWPTKPYSVEKEVETPSISLEEAFEKVWRSPNIISKRWVWEQYDHEVQGRTVVKPGFDAAVLKINDSYGLAFVADGNPGHSYLNPYHGAMGAVAEVVRNLVSVGARPLALIDNLNFASPERPEVYWAFGETVRGLADAARAFGLAYVSGNVSFYNEIVDRPIKPTPVVAGLGKVKLEKIPGGPEEGDLVAIIGETRRELGGSELYRILGIKEGIAPRVYLEKEKRNAEAVLRLINEGLVSFVHDVSKGGLAIALAELSSWFNVGLKAEFSTDLKPIDFAFSESHGRYLLTIPEENLDIVKEFVPVKVVGRVGGESFAIKINREKVEKSLEWLSDIYWNELYRIMD from the coding sequence ATGTTTCCTCATGAAGAAAAATTCATACGTGAGAGACTTGGAAGGGAGCCAAACGAGTTGGAATGGTCAATGCTCGAAGTTATGTGGAGCGAGCATGCCTCCTATAAGTCGAGCAGGCCGTGGCTTAAGCTTCTCCCAACTAAAAATGAGCACGTGATTCTTGGCCCCGGGGAAGACGCCGGGATAATAAAGTTCGATGAAGAAACGTGGATAGTTGCAGGTATAGAAAGCCACAACCATCCCTCTGCAGTAGAACCTTATGGAGGGGCTGCTACTGGAGTTGGGGGGATAGTTAGAGACATCTTGTGTATGGGGGCGAGGCCAATAGCCCTTCTTGACCCGATACGCTTTGGACCTCTTGAGAAAGATAGGAATAGGTACCTCTTTGAGTATGTGGTTAAGGGGATAGCGGATTATGGAAACAGGATAGGGGTGCCAACGGTTGGAGGAGAAACTGAGTTTGATGAGAGCCTGGATGGGTACACCTTAGTTAACGTTGCATGCATCGGGATAATGAAACCAGAACATTTGGTTCACAGCTATGTAACCGAGTCCGGGCTTAAGCTAATTTTAGTAGGGAACAGAACAGGTAGGGATGGCATCCATGGAGTAACATTTGCTAGTGAAGAGCTAAGCGAGAACGCGGAAGAGGAAGACAGATCTGCCGTCCAGATTCCAGATCCATTCACGGAAAAGTTGCTAATAGAGGCAACTCTTGAAGCTGTGTATACAGGCAAAGTTAGAGCCCTTAAAGATCTTGGAGGTGGAGGTTTAACATGTGCTGCTTCAGAAATGGCTGGAAAAAAGGGATTTGGGGCAATAGTCTATGCAGATAGGGTGCCTCTTAGAGAGCCAGGGATGAATGTCATTGAAGTTATGATATCCGAAAGCCAGGAAAGAATGTTGCTAGCTGTTAAGCCCGAGGACGTGGAAGATATAGGAAAGATATTCGAGAAGTACGAGCTTGAATGGACGGTTGTTGGGGAGATAATAGAGGAGCCGAGATTCATAGTTTACTGGCACGGTGAGAAAGTTGCAGATCTTCCAATAGATCTTCTGACGGACGTTCCTGTAATTAAATGGCCAACAAAACCGTATAGTGTTGAGAAAGAAGTTGAGACGCCAAGCATAAGCCTTGAGGAGGCCTTCGAGAAGGTATGGAGAAGTCCCAACATAATATCCAAAAGGTGGGTATGGGAGCAGTATGATCATGAAGTTCAAGGGAGGACAGTGGTTAAGCCCGGCTTTGATGCTGCAGTCCTTAAAATAAACGACAGCTATGGCCTAGCCTTTGTTGCCGATGGAAATCCCGGTCACAGTTATCTCAACCCATACCACGGGGCTATGGGTGCTGTTGCTGAAGTTGTGAGGAACTTAGTCAGTGTTGGAGCTAGGCCTCTAGCCTTGATAGATAATCTGAACTTTGCCTCTCCTGAGAGACCTGAGGTTTACTGGGCCTTTGGAGAAACCGTTAGAGGCCTTGCGGATGCTGCTAGGGCATTTGGCTTGGCTTATGTTAGTGGAAACGTTAGCTTTTATAATGAGATTGTTGACAGGCCAATAAAGCCTACCCCGGTAGTTGCCGGTCTTGGGAAGGTCAAGCTTGAGAAGATACCGGGAGGCCCAGAGGAAGGGGACTTAGTGGCTATAATAGGAGAGACAAGAAGGGAACTCGGTGGTTCTGAACTCTATAGGATTTTGGGCATTAAAGAAGGAATTGCGCCAAGAGTTTACCTTGAAAAAGAAAAAAGGAACGCAGAGGCAGTTTTAAGGCTGATAAATGAAGGATTAGTAAGCTTTGTCCATGATGTCTCAAAGGGTGGTCTAGCCATTGCATTGGCTGAGCTCTCTTCGTGGTTTAACGTTGGACTTAAGGCGGAATTCTCAACAGATCTTAAGCCGATAGATTTTGCATTCAGCGAAAGCCATGGGAGATATCTCCTAACGATTCCTGAAGAAAATTTGGATATTGTTAAGGAATTTGTTCCGGTCAAAGTAGTTGGTAGAGTTGGGGGAGAGAGCTTTGCTATTAAAATCAACAGAGAAAAAGTCGAGAAGAGCTTGGAGTGGCTCTCGGACATTTACTGGAATGAGTTATATCGGATCATGGATTGA
- a CDS encoding bifunctional ADP-dependent NAD(P)H-hydrate dehydratase/NAD(P)H-hydrate epimerase: MRIEDVYIWDINAKWLGITPFQLMENAGAGVARIIEEKYGKGLKIAVFCGTGNNGGDGFVVARHLSYENSVTVFLVGEETKIRSEEAKLNWNILKNLDFVNIRILKDSSQIKELDLSEFDVIVDALLGAGTKGTPREPIKSAIEKINEHSGKVKIVSIDLPSGYPSEIMVKADFAVTFQWDKEEYEGFERIVVKIGYPKELYHLVGPAHVKFAFRRKGSHKGQNGKLLVIGGSENYYGAPYLAAKAASYLVDLVFLLTPERVSRKINDPDLIIREVKGDNLTARHVDEALKISEKVDAVVIGPGLGISEPTKAFVREFIEKVEKPVVIDADGLKIISEHLEVLADKTFILTPHAGEFSKLFGIKPEGSLEEKARIVMEKAREISGTIILKGEYDIISDGKTWLYNKTGNRGMTTGGTGDILAGTVGAFLALGNSQLRAAAAGTFLVGYAGDLTKEEMGEAFTAMDVARRLPLALKKILEF; this comes from the coding sequence ATGAGGATAGAGGACGTTTATATCTGGGACATCAATGCCAAATGGCTTGGAATCACACCGTTTCAACTTATGGAAAACGCAGGAGCAGGAGTTGCAAGGATTATTGAAGAAAAATATGGAAAAGGTCTAAAAATTGCAGTGTTCTGTGGAACAGGAAACAATGGAGGAGATGGTTTCGTAGTTGCAAGGCACTTAAGCTATGAGAACAGTGTAACAGTGTTCCTGGTAGGGGAAGAAACAAAAATAAGAAGCGAAGAGGCCAAGCTTAATTGGAATATACTCAAAAACCTCGACTTTGTAAATATAAGGATACTCAAGGATTCGAGTCAGATAAAAGAGCTGGATTTGAGTGAATTCGATGTTATAGTTGATGCCCTTCTTGGAGCCGGAACTAAAGGAACACCAAGAGAGCCAATAAAGAGTGCAATAGAAAAGATAAACGAACACTCCGGAAAGGTCAAAATCGTCAGTATTGACTTGCCAAGTGGTTATCCAAGCGAAATAATGGTAAAAGCTGATTTTGCTGTCACATTTCAATGGGACAAGGAGGAATACGAAGGGTTTGAAAGGATAGTAGTAAAAATAGGCTATCCCAAGGAGCTCTACCACTTAGTGGGACCTGCACATGTCAAGTTTGCATTCAGAAGAAAGGGAAGCCACAAGGGACAAAATGGAAAGCTACTGGTAATTGGAGGGAGTGAAAACTACTATGGAGCCCCATATTTAGCAGCAAAGGCGGCAAGTTATCTTGTAGACTTAGTGTTTCTTCTAACGCCAGAGAGAGTCTCGCGCAAGATAAATGATCCAGACCTGATAATAAGGGAAGTGAAAGGAGATAACTTAACAGCAAGACATGTTGACGAAGCCCTAAAGATATCAGAGAAAGTGGATGCAGTAGTTATAGGGCCAGGATTGGGCATTAGTGAGCCGACAAAAGCTTTTGTTAGAGAGTTCATTGAAAAAGTAGAAAAACCAGTAGTTATAGATGCCGATGGGCTTAAGATAATCTCAGAACACTTAGAAGTACTTGCGGACAAAACCTTCATATTAACTCCTCATGCAGGAGAGTTCTCAAAGCTTTTCGGAATAAAGCCAGAAGGGAGCCTAGAAGAGAAGGCGAGAATAGTAATGGAGAAGGCTAGGGAGATTAGTGGAACAATAATTCTGAAGGGCGAGTACGATATAATAAGCGATGGCAAGACTTGGCTATACAACAAAACAGGAAACAGAGGTATGACTACGGGCGGAACTGGAGATATCTTAGCTGGAACCGTAGGAGCGTTTTTAGCATTAGGGAACAGCCAACTAAGAGCGGCTGCTGCTGGAACATTTTTGGTTGGATATGCAGGAGATTTAACAAAAGAAGAAATGGGGGAAGCATTCACTGCTATGGACGTTGCTAGGAGGCTTCCTCTAGCATTGAAGAAAATCCTAGAGTTTTAG
- the acnA gene encoding aconitate hydratase AcnA: protein MMYLEEREGIKFYSLNKLEREGYDVHSLPYSLRILVENILRHIGNGIVTEEHLANVFERKGEIPFYPARIIMQDYTGVPAVVDLAAMRDHVAEQGGDPTKVNPLIPVELVIDHSLIVLYHGTRYSLRENMKAELEANRERYSLLKWASSAFKNFRVVPPGKGIIHQINVEHLARIVFYENGIAYPDTVLGTDSHTPMVNGIGVLGWGVGGIEAEAALLGQPYYMRVPEVVGVILEGEPAPEVTPTDIVLTITEKLRKKGVVGKFLEYTGNLEALTSFDRAVIANMTPENGATVGYFPIDEETLRFISLTRGKEKAAFVEKYTKMNMLFRENEPKFDEKIRVDLSKVEPSIAGPHHPEDRIPLRKAKEQFKDSRKKIKILIENAETEVEDGIVALAAIASCTNTSNPYNILSAALLAKKAVELGLKVKPWVKTSFTPGSRVVVKYLEKLGLMSYLEALGFHVNGFACASCIGNSGPLKDEVEKAIDSGLTATAVISGNRNFRRRINPKIEHTYLASPPLVVAFAIAGRINVDFENEPIAYDPNGRPVYLRDIFPTREEIKALESEIGEDMFREVYENLFESESWKVIKANSGELYEWDEKSTYIRKPPFFELEPIKGDIENARVLIMLGDRISTDDISPAGKIDSESPAGKYLRSLGVKNLHTYGARRGNHEVMMRGTFARFKTVYWPTGEEMSVYEAAMRYRKEGIPVIIIAGKQYGVGSSRDWAAKGPALLGVRAVIAESFERIHRSNLVGMGILPLQFKDPTTRSLLKGDEVYTIKGLNDLYPGKIVKVIAKRPNGEKIEFEAIVRLETPIEVEYIKAGGILRFALKELLSSSRN from the coding sequence ATGATGTATTTAGAAGAGAGAGAAGGGATTAAATTCTACAGCTTAAATAAGCTCGAGAGAGAAGGATATGACGTCCATTCTCTCCCATACTCCCTTAGAATTCTTGTTGAAAACATTTTAAGACACATTGGTAATGGCATTGTAACAGAGGAACATCTAGCAAACGTCTTTGAGAGGAAAGGAGAAATCCCGTTTTATCCTGCAAGGATAATAATGCAGGACTACACAGGCGTTCCAGCGGTCGTTGATTTAGCAGCAATGAGAGATCACGTTGCTGAGCAGGGAGGAGATCCAACGAAAGTAAACCCCCTAATACCCGTCGAGCTGGTAATAGATCACTCCCTAATAGTTCTGTACCACGGAACCAGATATTCCCTCCGCGAAAACATGAAAGCAGAGTTAGAGGCAAATAGGGAGAGATACTCACTACTCAAGTGGGCATCTAGTGCATTTAAGAACTTTCGAGTTGTTCCACCAGGAAAGGGAATAATACATCAGATAAACGTTGAGCATTTAGCCAGGATAGTGTTCTATGAAAACGGTATCGCTTATCCAGATACGGTCTTAGGAACCGACAGCCACACTCCGATGGTTAATGGAATAGGAGTTCTTGGGTGGGGTGTAGGAGGAATAGAGGCGGAAGCCGCACTTTTAGGTCAACCCTATTATATGAGAGTTCCAGAAGTCGTTGGGGTGATTCTTGAGGGAGAGCCCGCCCCAGAAGTAACCCCCACAGACATCGTTTTGACAATCACCGAAAAGCTAAGGAAAAAAGGAGTCGTAGGAAAATTCCTGGAGTATACAGGAAATCTTGAGGCACTTACATCATTTGACAGAGCTGTAATAGCAAACATGACTCCCGAAAACGGAGCAACAGTAGGATACTTTCCAATTGATGAGGAAACACTTCGATTCATCTCACTAACGAGAGGAAAGGAGAAGGCAGCATTCGTTGAGAAGTATACAAAAATGAACATGTTGTTTAGAGAAAACGAGCCCAAATTCGATGAAAAGATAAGAGTGGACCTATCTAAAGTTGAACCCTCCATAGCAGGACCACATCATCCAGAAGACAGAATACCCCTTAGAAAAGCAAAAGAACAGTTTAAAGATAGCAGGAAGAAAATTAAGATATTAATTGAAAACGCCGAGACTGAGGTAGAGGACGGCATAGTCGCACTCGCCGCAATAGCCAGTTGCACAAACACATCAAATCCCTACAACATCCTCTCAGCGGCTCTCCTAGCAAAGAAAGCTGTTGAACTTGGTCTCAAAGTAAAACCATGGGTAAAAACAAGCTTCACTCCAGGTAGCAGGGTTGTTGTTAAATACTTAGAAAAGCTGGGATTAATGAGCTATCTAGAAGCACTAGGATTCCATGTGAATGGATTCGCGTGTGCAAGCTGTATAGGAAACAGTGGACCATTGAAGGATGAGGTTGAGAAAGCCATAGACAGTGGTCTAACTGCCACGGCTGTCATCAGTGGAAACAGAAACTTTAGAAGGAGGATAAATCCAAAAATAGAGCACACCTACCTAGCCAGCCCACCCCTGGTTGTCGCATTTGCGATAGCAGGAAGGATTAATGTAGACTTTGAAAATGAGCCAATAGCCTATGATCCAAATGGAAGACCAGTATATCTTCGGGACATATTCCCAACTAGGGAAGAGATAAAGGCGTTAGAAAGCGAAATTGGAGAAGACATGTTCAGAGAAGTCTATGAAAACCTCTTTGAGAGCGAAAGTTGGAAGGTAATTAAGGCGAATTCGGGAGAACTGTACGAGTGGGATGAGAAGTCGACGTATATAAGGAAGCCCCCGTTCTTTGAGCTCGAACCGATAAAAGGAGACATTGAAAATGCAAGAGTTCTAATAATGCTTGGAGATAGAATCAGTACTGATGACATAAGTCCAGCTGGAAAGATAGACTCCGAAAGTCCAGCTGGCAAGTACTTAAGATCACTTGGTGTCAAAAACCTCCACACCTACGGAGCTAGAAGGGGCAACCATGAGGTCATGATGCGCGGAACATTTGCGAGGTTCAAAACGGTCTACTGGCCAACCGGAGAAGAGATGAGTGTTTACGAGGCCGCAATGAGATACAGAAAAGAAGGAATCCCTGTAATAATAATTGCCGGAAAACAGTACGGAGTTGGTAGTAGTAGAGACTGGGCTGCAAAAGGACCCGCACTTCTCGGAGTCAGGGCGGTAATAGCCGAGAGCTTCGAGAGGATACATAGGAGTAACTTAGTTGGCATGGGAATACTCCCCCTCCAGTTTAAGGATCCAACAACCAGAAGTCTCCTTAAAGGGGATGAAGTATACACAATAAAAGGACTTAACGACCTATATCCAGGGAAAATCGTAAAGGTCATAGCAAAGAGGCCCAATGGAGAAAAGATAGAGTTTGAGGCAATAGTTAGACTCGAAACACCCATTGAAGTCGAGTACATAAAAGCCGGCGGAATATTAAGATTTGCTCTCAAGGAACTTCTTTCCTCATCCAGAAATTAA
- a CDS encoding NADP-dependent isocitrate dehydrogenase codes for MELPQEGKIIEVKNGKLRVPNEPIIAYIEGDGIGREVIPSALKVADKATEVAYSGKRKIIWWELLAGKKALKERGELLPQETIEGIALTKVAIKGPLETPVGSGHRSLNVTLRKVLDLYANVRPVKYYGAPTPFAYAEHVDFIIFRENTEDVYAGIEWKAFSEEAKKVMKFLEEEFGIKVREDSGLSLKPISKFATQRIMRKALQWAIDKKRKSVTIMHKGNIMKFTEGAFREWCYEVAEKEFGDYISIGEEKPGKILVNDRIADNMFQQIILKPWAYDIIVTPNLNGDYISDAAAALVGGVGMAAGLNLGDHIALAEPVHGTAPDIAGKGIANPSAAILSVALLLEYIGWEEAADLIRKAVRKTIESGKVTADLAKDKQKALSTEEFTNEVIKAIEGDE; via the coding sequence ATGGAGCTTCCCCAAGAGGGTAAAATAATCGAAGTTAAAAATGGAAAGCTCAGAGTTCCAAATGAGCCGATCATAGCTTACATAGAAGGAGACGGAATAGGAAGGGAAGTCATACCATCGGCACTAAAAGTTGCAGACAAGGCAACGGAAGTTGCGTACAGCGGAAAAAGAAAAATAATATGGTGGGAGCTTCTGGCAGGAAAAAAGGCGCTAAAAGAAAGAGGAGAGTTACTGCCCCAGGAAACCATAGAGGGAATAGCACTAACGAAGGTTGCCATAAAAGGACCTCTCGAAACTCCAGTAGGAAGCGGACACAGAAGCTTAAACGTTACATTAAGGAAAGTACTTGACCTATATGCCAACGTAAGGCCAGTTAAATATTACGGCGCTCCAACTCCATTTGCATACGCGGAACATGTTGATTTTATAATATTTAGAGAAAACACAGAAGACGTTTATGCAGGAATCGAATGGAAAGCCTTTAGCGAAGAAGCTAAAAAAGTCATGAAGTTTCTTGAGGAAGAATTTGGGATAAAAGTAAGGGAAGATTCTGGACTTAGCCTTAAGCCAATATCAAAATTCGCAACTCAGAGGATTATGAGAAAGGCACTACAGTGGGCAATTGACAAAAAAAGAAAGAGTGTTACGATAATGCATAAAGGAAACATAATGAAGTTCACAGAAGGAGCATTCAGGGAATGGTGCTATGAAGTTGCAGAGAAGGAATTCGGAGATTACATCAGCATAGGAGAAGAAAAACCCGGGAAAATACTAGTAAACGACAGAATAGCGGACAACATGTTTCAGCAGATAATCCTCAAACCATGGGCATATGATATAATAGTGACACCTAACCTCAACGGAGACTACATAAGCGACGCAGCGGCCGCACTCGTTGGCGGAGTAGGCATGGCTGCAGGCCTAAATCTAGGAGATCACATAGCACTCGCCGAGCCAGTTCACGGAACAGCCCCAGATATAGCAGGAAAGGGGATAGCAAACCCCTCAGCAGCTATACTAAGCGTTGCCCTATTACTAGAATATATCGGATGGGAGGAGGCTGCCGATCTCATAAGGAAAGCCGTTAGAAAAACCATAGAATCTGGGAAAGTTACAGCCGATTTGGCAAAAGACAAGCAAAAAGCTTTGAGCACCGAAGAGTTCACAAACGAGGTTATAAAAGCCATTGAGGGGGATGAATGA